The genomic region aaacatcatatatttggttagtggtttgaacattaccatcatctatggcgtgcacttgcgGTCGGGTAGTGGTCGGTCGGGCTCTTCTTGaagcttgagctttcctctttgacgtagttgccatgctttccaagaactcccaatcttcattctcatagtttgttccaaaagtcccaccggtgatagacatcaaatcacgtgcgtcttcggcactcaacccctcatgaaaagcattcatcaactcccacaattcaatcccatggtgagggcaatttttaatcatcatattgAATCGTTCAAACGCTTCATGgaacatctcaccatgttgttgttggaagctccTCAACCCCTTTCTAGCATCATTGCtcttttgggcggtatagaattcgtctaagaaagtttgttgcatttctccccaagtgtaaatagatgccgaaggcaaagtgtagaaccacttctttgccttatcctccaaagaaaactgaaataagactaacttgacttcatcggccgaaaaaccttgactcccaaaagtgttgcaaattgagtcataggcctctaaatggaaatacggctcctccgttgctaaccctttgtacttcggtaaactttgcaacgagtttgttcttacttcaaaagttctcccttggttgttgtgagggataaccaccggtgaagggttttgagtaatgattggcctgaaatgtgcctctattccccttgcttgttccctaagatgccttcttggaacacccaatcgaccccttggacgaataggacccattggtcttggtataggcccttgtggtgcaattgaTTGTTGGGCATCAGTGGGTATTGAATCGGCCTTTGAAATTGTGGTTGTACATGTTGTGGccgaacttgttgcaatggaataggttgtttattggtggcccttgtggtcttggccgaatgtgttgtggtataatttgttgttgtggcattccaccaacacttgccatcccttgagattgactttgcaaatacccaaactccccttgatcaccataacctccataaccgtacccatcatcttcataaccctcataatcttcaaatccctcatcataaccatctccttgaattcccgaggtCTGCCCAAATGGGATGGTCGAATACTGGAAGcccgattgttgttgttgtggtctaaaagatgaagtagtatgcacgatagttgaattgggtgcaattgtgaaggtggatgatgattgacccgtagttgggggaaagaagtgagataatggtgggattgtggtggatggattgtaggtgatggtaggctcagtttgagtggtgattggttgggtgacattggatggtgtaaattcagcggtggtattaggtaatgtagtgtttggtgatggttgggtggaagtaggtataaaagatgaggatgattgactggttgtaggtggaatttgagaatcagccattatgtttctcggtgtgatgggtgaagtgggtgaaccaatgattttgttttctcgcactaaaactcggttttgtcttagcgttctttcaatttccggatcaaacgatagcggtgatgacctgtgagagcctctagtatgcatacacctgaagtacctgcacactaaacacaaccaacgtaaacccgaaaataacaaacaaaactattaaactaacacacgttgcgcactgctccccggcaacggcgccaaaatttgacgtgatgtcgtgggtcacgcaaatttaatccccaaacaactatagatagtggtagtaaggtatcgaactcagggagtatgtggaagatgtgttgaatgtatagctttgtacttaaactaattattagactaaattgcagaaaattaaaattcaagagtttggattgttgttttagaaaactaaattaaaaactaattcaaatcaaagttggttgtaaaacaaattaggagagaacaatgatcaccttaggtttcagtttctttaaacaattgtgtgtaattcaactagaaagagttacatagacataactcgtgtatagatgattgaagtgataaaagggaacaaagtactcggattatataaacgcgaggttgtttcccgatgaccaattaatcaataaccaaccctaacccttcccgtgatatctcgattgccaatggcaccaagaacgtacgattaagactagaaattgcaatattgattaataaactacaaacaatcaaacatacaccatgacattcaagcaacgcaagttatcattctagaaattcagaaattaaacacacaaaagttcaagaaacattcacctaagatgatcaccgaagagtttagccggacatggctcggtgaatcatcatcataatcaaactaGTGTTCATACAGATCGAAAATACAAAACCGAATGATAAGAAATGTTCACAAACCAAGCAAGTAGCCAAAATTCGCCCCAATGTTCATCCACAACCGTCCAATGATTATAGATAATGAAAAGACACCCCAAAAACAACTTAATAGTGGCAGTTACAAGTTTTTCTCGcagactccaccgtaaattacggcaccaccgtaatttacggtgaacaACAAAGTGTTACGGTGGGAATAACCTGTGCTACGGTGGGAACCATTTGtttttcaggtccaccgtaaattacggtgggaccgtaatttacggtgatgaCCTGAAAGTTCTTCTTTCTTTCATCTTTTGTTCCACTCTTGACCCGTTCATCACCAAAGCCTCCCAAGCTGCGTTTAAtccatcttttagctcctaaaccgcacctgaaacataagcaccgtagttatctaattcaagataattacatgATTAAGTGGAGGACTATTTCgtcttttaacatgcttaagggttgtccaaaggaccacccgtcacgCCCACCAttttctcagtttttctagttCCTATCTCGTTTCGGTTCAGTTCatctcatttttctgtttttgcatatggcagaaaattcatcttCTCATCGACAGCATGGTCCTCGACCAAACGTCGGAAACAATTACCAGAAAAAACGATTCCCAAAGCATGGGATTAGTAAATACCAGACTGCTGTAAACACAATCACCAGATCTGATTCCTCAGACATCAGATCTGGAGAAGGAGTCAACAGTACAGAATTGAATCTGGTAAACCCACCTTGGAGGAACATCCAATTTAGCCAAAACAAAGATGGCGGTCATCAGGAACAAATACACATGGTTCAAGGGGGACCATCACGAAGAGCAAGCAAACGAAATTATGATCAACACTGGAGAGAACAACAAGTCGTGTTCCCTGTTGTTCCTGGGGGCCCTCAGGAAGAACGACCAGTAATTATCACTGGTATTTTTGGTCATTACCGGACGGACTATATGTTCATAGATCCAGGAAGTTCAATGGATATCATATATGAGCAGTGTTTTAAGCAACTGGATCCAGAAGATAAAGCACGATTGGAACCGGTCGATTTCCCTCTCACCGGATTCTGTAATGAAGCTGTTTTCCCGTTGGGACAAATCGCTTTCCCGGTAACTTTGTCAGACGGCAAACACTCACGAACAGTTACAGTAAATTTCATGGTCATGCCAGCAACATCACGACATGACATTTTGCTCGGAAGAAGGTCGCAAAGAGAATTCAGCATGATCACTTCAATTCCGCATGCGGCTTGCGGATTTCCAACAGAAACCGGAGTTGCAATTCTCTATTCAAGCAAGGAAGTCATGTCCGTAGATGATGAACCTCCAGCAAAGGCAGTCAAAACTTCAGCACCAAATGAACCAGAGAAATGGGTTTTGAACGGCGAGTACCCAGAGCAAACCATTTTGCTTGGACATGCCATGTCACCAACAATACGGATACAGCTGAAAAGCTTGTTATCTAATAACAAAGATATATTTGCCTGGTGCCCAGCGGACATGACGGGGGTACCACGCGATATCGCGCAACATTGTTTAAACATCAAACCATCAGTAGATCCGGTCGTTCAGGGAAGGCGCAGCTTCAGCGAAGAAAAAGCAAAAGCGATGGACGAGTAAGTAACAGAATTGCTCAACGCGAGAATCTTGCGCAAAGTAaaataccatacatgggttgcCAATCCAGTCATGGTGCAAAAACATAACGGCGGgtggagaatgtgtgtcgacttcaaagacctcaacaaagcatGCCCTAGAGACTGCTATGCGCTCCCAGAAATAGACAAGAAAGTCGATTCTTTAGCATCATTCAGGTGGAAATGCTTCCTCGACTGCTATAAGGGTTATCACCAGGTCCAGatgaaagaagaagacgaagaaaaaACCGCATTTCGCACAGACAAAGGCATCTACTGTTACAccaaaatgccgtttgggttgcgcaacgcaggCGCCACATATCAACGCCTAATGGACACAATCTTTAGCGAGGATATTGGCAAAACTGTcgaagtatacatggatgacctcgtcatcatgagtCATGAAGAGGTGACGATGCTCCACAATATCCAGCGCACATTCGATTCCTTACGAAGCGTAAATTTAAAATTGAACCCGACAAAATGCTCCTTCGgaatggaagaaggaaagttttTTGGTTTCATAGTTACCAAAGACGGTTTTAAAGTCAATCCAGAGAAGGTACAGACCATTCAGCAAATGCCATCACCGGCAACAGTCAAAGAAATGCAAAGGCTTGCCGGACGATTAGCAGCTCTAAATAGATTTTTGGCTAATCATGCGGCAAAATCTTACCCATTTATCAGTACGCTGCGAAACTGCGGTAAGAAAACTCCCTTTCAATGGACACCCGAAGCGGAAGCAGCGTTCAAGCAAATGAAAGAATATTTAATCCAATTACCAACACTGACCGCGCCAAAGGAAAAAGAACCATTAATCTTGTATCTGTCAGACGCGGAGGTGGCAGTAGGCGCAGTATTAATGGTAGAGCGGGAAAACATTCAGACTCcaatctactacatcagcaaaatgctcaccgGTCCTGAAACTCGTTATTCGATGATAGAAAAGCTGGTTTTAGCGCTAGTACACGCATCCAGACGCTTGCGCAGGTATTTTTCAGGCCATGTCATCACAGTACTGACAAATTATCATCTGGGTCAAATCTTGTCAAAACCCGACATAGCGGGGAGATTAGCCAAATGGGCCATCGAGCTAGGAGGCTACAACATTTTTTACAGACCAAGACCAGCAATCAAAGGGCAAGttctagcagatttcgccaccgAAGTTCCCGTTGATAAAGTGCAAGAATGTGAAGCAATCCAAAATCCAACGCCTGTTTTTGACGACAGAGTCTGGACCTTACACACTGATGGGGCGTCCAATGACGACGGAGCAGGAGCAGGTCTCCGATTAGTCAGCCCGGATAATCACGAACTCACATATGCTATCCGCTTGGATTTCCAAAGTACTAACAACGAAGCGGAATACGAAGCATTTCTAGCAGGTCTTCGTCTAGCACTCAAAATGGGAGCAAAAAACCTTGAAGCTAACGTTGACTCAAAGCTAGTAGCTGAACAAGTTAACGGCCGCTACGACGCGAAAGGTGAGGCTATGGCATTGTACCTCGAACAAGCGCGGATGTTAATTAATCAATTTCAgacattcaaagtcaatcacataaacagaagcgagaacaaaCACGCCGACGTGCTAAGCAAGTTAGCTGCTACCAGCTTTAAACACGTAGCAAAAGAGGTGCGCATAGAGGTACTATCCAATCCTTCCATTCACCTAAAGCAAGTAAATGTTATAGAAATGGGAAATCCGTCCTGGATGTCTCCAATTATCTTATACCTCCAACACGGAAAACTCCCGGAAGGAAAGACAGAAGCCCGAAAAATACAACACAAAGCAATAAATTACGAGATGGCGGATGACGTCCTTTATCGAAAATCATTTATGGGTCCATTACTACGTTGTGTTGATAAAACAGACGCTCAGTATCTGGTCAGAGAAATCCACGAGGGATTATGCGGGATACATGCGGGACCGCGTATGGTAGTGGCAAAAATAATGAGCGCTGGATACTACTGGCCTGGAATGCACATGGATGCAGTTGATCTATTACGGAGGTGTGAGGCATGTCAACGCCATGCACCAAAGACACTTCGACCAAAAAATCTGCTAATTCCCGTTACTTCCGCCTGGCCATTCCAACAATGGGGCATCGATCTTGTTGGCCCATTTCCTGATGCGCCGGGTGCAGTAAAATTCATCATTGTTGCAgtggattacttcacaaaatgggttgaagctaaagctttggcctcaacaacagcaatggtaatccgcaaatttatatgggaacatatcaTTTGTAGATTTGGGTTACCATTGCGCATTATTTCTGACAATGGTACCAATTTTGCCGCGGAAGACCTTCAAAAACGGTTCAAAGAAATGAACATTGAGCACAGCTTCGCCTCCGTcgcgcatcctcaagcgaatggtcAGGTAGAAAGCATAaacaaacaaatcgtcgatggtATAAAAGCGCGGCTGGGGACAGCGCGCAGAGGATGGGTTGACGAGCTTCCCAGCATCCTCTGGGCGCATCGAACAATGCCAAAGACTAGCACCGGAGAAACCCCGTTCAGTCTAGTCTATGGATCAGAGGCTGTCATTCCAGCAGAAATAGGCCTACCTTCACCGCGTATGTTGGCTATGGAAAAGCAGAATAATGAACAGGAACGGAGGCTGGATTTAGATCTtctggaagaaaggcgcgagaacgcgGCCATAGCAGAAGCAAGATACAAATCCAAGCTAGAAAAATATTACAACGCGCGAGTGCGCATCTGCACTTTTGTCCCCGGAGATTTTGTCTTACGCGACAACGAGGCTTCAAACGCTGAAAAACCCGGCAAATTAGCGCCGaggtgggaaggaccctatgtcATTAATGAGGTCTTAGGCAAAGGGGCATATACCCTAAAAAGAGTTGATGGGACTTTAGTTCCCCGCACCTGGAACGCGCAACAGCTGCGCAGCTGTTACATATGAACACAGCCTACAAGCGAAAAAGAGCATACAAGTAATGAATTTACTTATCCTGTATCACGAGCCTTGCGCTCTTATCAATACAAATATCACTTTTACTTACAACACTGTTTATTACAAATTGCATGACATTTCTTTGGTTTGCGCGAAAACGACATGGTCAAACATTGTACACCTCATGAACAGTCCCGCAACAGGCAAGCTGTTGacaaacgttcacacatgagcacaataccattCCTCATTCGCCTTACCTATTCAAAGTAATTACacacatgcaacatattgtaatcTACACATATACGAATCATAACAACAATCTTCGAAAAAAAAAGTATATCATCATATACATTATCAAAAAGGAAGTGTAACATaaacacttaacaagatcatAACAATGATCTTCAAAAAATCTTGTCCAGTACCCAGAAGCTTACAACAAAAAAGCATTAACAAAAGACAGGGGTAGACCCTAGGCTTGAATATCTAGTCAACACCAGAACCATCATCAACAGTGGACACCTGCCTATTCCGGCAAACTTTCCGACGTCGGTACACCAACCGACACCCCCCTCTCTGAAGTGTCGGAAACTGAGTCATCAGTCCATCAACATCCAATATAATATCAGCACCAGCAGAAATGGTAGTATGATGAGAGATTTTGCACTCAGAATCAGCAACTACAAGAGGAACAGGATCGATCAGTTTCTTCACCGGTGCAATAATGAGAGGTGGTGAACGGGACAGAAGAACGAGACCTTCGGCAGCATCATACACTCTAAGAGCATCTAGCAGGAGACGAGTGTGGTAAGAACGCTTCATCTTCTTTGACAAAACTCAACTAAGATCAAGTATTTCAAGCATGCATATATAAAGAGAACTCAACACCTCGAAAAAAGAGAAATCCATCATTAACTGTCAGAACTATCACATCCAAACGGCGCTACAGGAACTTAGGTCACTTATTCAATTAATGAAGACTGACAAAGTGCCATTACAAATCTCGAGACCAATGAggagaaatatccacacttactGACAAGTGACGTCATCACCTGACAGAGTATGATTACAAGTCACGTTTTTtcttcaaaaaataaaaaaataaaataattacaaCTTTCTCATAATTCCTTATTTTCTAGCGCTTAAAAAAGACATTTTTCCTCtcctaagtccagtgctccacttatttgcataagtacaacactagactggggggacttgaaggggtaaggtcccaaaaatccCACAAAAACCGACCTTCCAACCTTtctaaccttgcgcggccgcgcattggtcttgcagaaggaagaaagaaactaACGAAcgatagtcgcgcgcccaaagggaaAACTGAACCCTTGCGCCGCCTTCCATTTAAAAGGGTCAAAACCCTGAGACCAAAATGTCCACccaaatatccagacttggatattattttaccCAGACTGGGATTTGTTCGGCTGTGTACACACTAagaggtgtcacaccagattacagcagtaatcttctagaagaaatatgatcgtgcaccacccaagacggttataaccgtctggacacatgtcatcatcacaaacattcctgaaatcacaacgatagcatgtaattggGGGATGATCTCCACTtaaaccactttccacgtggcgattccccaaccgtagatcaagtcacgatccgtgtgcattcacatcagGATCATAACAACGTAACGAAGATCAAAaggacttaacggaaggaaaaataaccgctacggcgttagcatcttccgttatcttttcaataacagattttccctcccaaactcccggttataaataggagaactctTCAGGTATAGACGCAGATCCAATTTCACTACTCAAATACTTTTATCTTCTCCAttcaaatacttattctcacaccagagtcgggtcaaggagagaaccctcttctccccttgacgaggctaacggtgctctatTTTGCAGAAATCATCGGAGAAGGAGTTCGACTTCCACTGAACcaattgagagagaactaaccttttatgcggattcaaaccccctggttCAAGTGATTCTGATCTGttgaaccagtgtttcttcaagtaccagacttggttatccaacccagtcatggtagaaaaaccaagCGGGGGCTGGCacatgtgcgtcgattataaagatcttaacaaagcctgccccaaagACTGTTATGCACTTCccgaaatcgacgaaaaggtcgataacctcgccCCGTTTCGgtggaagtgcttcctcgattactacaaaggctatcaccaagtacaaatggcaatcaaGGATGAGGATAAAACGGTATTCCGCACACCTACCGGGAactactgttatacaaaaatgtcgtttgggttgcgcaacacgggcgcaacctatcaaacgTTGATGAACGATACTTTTGGTGAtcaaatcagcaaaagtgtcgaaatctatatggacgacctggtcgtcatgagcatggaagaggataccatgctcaccgaCATTGAAAGAACATTCGAGACTCTGCGTagcgtcaacatgaagctcaatccagggaaatgctcatttggaatggaagaaggcaaattctttggattcatcgtaactaaagatggattcaaggtgaaCCCGAAAAAAGTTCAGGCAATCGAGCGCATGACATCGCCTTCtacgatgaaagaaatgcaacgactagctGGCAGGCTAGCAGCACtgaacagattcttagccaatcatGCAGCTAAATCTTACCCTTTCATCAAAACTCTGCGGAACTGCTTAAAAAAGGAACagttccagtggaccgcagaggctgaaaacgCTTTCCGGGAGATGAAAGAGTGCCTGATCCAACTCCCAACTTGAACCGCGCCACACAAGAAAGAACTACTTATCTTATACCTATCTGCCGCAAACAATGCGGTAGGTGCGGTACTcatagtggagcgggagggagttcagacacccatctattacatcagcaaaatgctcaacgacccagagacaagatacTCTATCATGGGAAAATTGGTACTTGCACTGGTACACGCATCAAAACGATTGCGACGTTACTTTGCAAACCACGTCATCACTgtgttaaccaactacaggatcggGTCGATCCTCTCAAagcccgacatctctgggagattagcaaaatgggccatCGAACTGGGTGCAAACACGCTGATCTATAAGTCGCGCCCCGCAATCAAAGGCCAAGTTCTAGCTGATTTCATTGCCGAAGTACCGGCAAAGCGCATTCAGGAATGCGAAGAAGAACACAACcctacaccaccaccatcctcctcAGAAACCTTGGCACTATAtaccgatggtgcatctaatgAGGATGGTGCAGGTgcgggtctgcgactcgtcagccccgatggtcaagagcttacctatgcaatccgcctcgatttcaaaagcacaaataacgaggcagagtatgaTGCTCTACTGGCAGGGCTACGTCTGGCAGTCAAACTAGGCGTCCAAcatttggaagcacacgtcgactcacTATTGGTTGCCGGACAGGTGCGCGCGattatgccgcaaaaggggatatcatgatcctctatctCGAACAAGCCCTGCAACTTAAAGCAAAgttcacttccttcaatatccgCCATATCAACAGGAGTGAAAACAAACCTGCGGATGCActttcaaaactcgcatccacagctt from Helianthus annuus cultivar XRQ/B chromosome 10, HanXRQr2.0-SUNRISE, whole genome shotgun sequence harbors:
- the LOC110881691 gene encoding uncharacterized protein LOC110881691 is translated as MVQKHNGGWRMCVDFKDLNKACPRDCYALPEIDKKVDSLASFRWKCFLDCYKGYHQVQMKEEDEEKTAFRTDKGIYCYTKMPFGLRNAGATYQRLMDTIFSEDIGKTVEVYMDDLVIMSHEEVTMLHNIQRTFDSLRSVNLKLNPTKCSFGMEEGKFFGFIVTKDGFKVNPEKVQTIQQMPSPATVKEMQRLAGRLAALNRFLANHAAKSYPFISTLRNCGKKTPFQWTPEAEAAFKQMKEYLIQLPTLTAPKEKEPLILYLSDAEVAVGAVLMVERENIQTPIYYISKMLTGPETRYSMIEKLVLALVHASRRLRRYFSGHVITVLTNYHLGQILSKPDIAGRLAKWAIELGGYNIFYRPRPAIKGQVLADFATEVPVDKVQECEAIQNPTPVFDDRVWTLHTDGASNDDGAGAGLRLVSPDNHELTYAIRLDFQSTNNEAEYEAFLAGLRLALKMGAKNLEANVDSKLVAEQVNGRYDAKGEAMALYLEQARMLINQFQTFKVNHINRSENKHADVLSKLAATSFKHVAKEVRIEVLSNPSIHLKQVNVIEMGNPSWMSPIILYLQHGKLPEGKTEARKIQHKAINYEMADDVLYRKSFMGPLLRCVDKTDAQYLVREIHEGLCGIHAGPRMVVAKIMSAGYYWPGMHMDAVDLLRRFGLPLRIISDNGTNFAAEDLQKRFKEMNIEHSFASVAHPQANGQVESINKQIVDGIKARLGTARRGWVDELPSILWAHRTMPKTSTGETPFSLVYGSEAVIPAEIGLPSPRMLAMEKQNNEQERRLDLDLLEERRENAAIAEARYKSKLEKYYNARVRICTFVPGDFVLRDNEASNAEKPGKLAPRWEGPYVINEVLGKGAYTLKRVDGTLVPRTWNAQQLRSCYI